TCAATGTGTTATACTATTTTTGAATTAACAAACAACTCCCCTTCACAAGGGAATACTATAAAAAAGGATGGTATTTAATAGATGAATTCGGTAGAAATTGCTAACGAGCTGAAAGAACTTTTAAACGGGGAAAACATTCAATCTCAATTATCAGTTCCACAATTAGTTGAAAAAGCTACATCACGTGGAGAAGCAATGTTAACTGTAGAAGGCGCATTACGTGCTGAAACAGGTAAATATACTGGCCGTTCTCCTAAAGATAAATACATGGTTGAAGAAGAAGGTTCAAAAGACAAGATCGACTGGGGCAAAGTAAACCGTCCGATTTCTGCTGAAGTCTTCGACAAGCTTTACGTAAAAGTAATGGACTACCTAAAAGAGCGCGATGAATTATTCGTATTCGACGGCTTTGCAGGAGCAGATCCAGCTTCTCAATTATCTATTAAAGTAATTAATGAATATGCATGGCACAACTTATTCTGCCACCAATTATTCATCCGTCCAACAGCCGAAGACTTAGCTTCTTTCGCTGCTGACTTCACAATCGTATCTGCTCCAAACTTTAAAGCAGATCCAGAAGTAGATGGCACAGGTTCTGAAACATTCATCATCACTTCACTTGAAAAGAAAATCATCTTAATCGGTGGTACTGAATATGCTGGAGAAATGAAAAAATCAGTATTCGGTATTATGAACTACTTATTACCAGAGCAAGGGATTTTCCCAATGCACTGTTCAGCAAACGTTGGTGAAGAAGGCGATGTTGCTTTATTCTTCGGTTTATCAGGTACTGGTAAAACAACGTTATCAGCAGACGCTGACCGTAAATTAATCGGCGATGATGAGCACGGCTGGTCAGATACTGGCGTATTCAACATTGAAGGTGGTTGCTATGCAAAAACAATCAACTTATCAGAAGAAAATGAACCAGAAATTTACAACGCGATTCGTTTCGGTTCAGTATTAGAAAACGTCGTAGTAGATACTGAAACACGCATTTGTGACTATGATGACGGTTCATTAACTGAAAATACACGTGTAGCGTACCCAATCGACTACATCGATAACATCGTATTACCATCAGTAGCAGGTCACCCAAATACAATCATCTTCTTAACAGCAGATGCATTTGGCGTATTACCTCCTGTTTCTAAATTAACAAAAGAACAAGCAATGTATCACTTCTTAAGCGGCTTCACTTCGAAATTAGCTGGTACAGAGCGCGGCGTTACAGAGCCGGAGCCAGTATTCTCTACATGCTTCGGTTCACCATTCTTACCACTTCCTGCTACTGTATATGCGGAGCAGTTAGGCCAAAAAATCGACGAGCACGGTTCTCAAGTGTTCCTAGTAAACACAGGCTGGACTGGCGGCGAGTACGGTGTAGGTTCTCGTATGAAGCTTTCTTACACGCGTGCAATGGTTCGTGCAGCGATCGAAGGCAAATTAAACAATGTAGAAACAATCCAAGATGGCGTATTCGGATTAAACATCCCTGTCGCAATCGAAGGTGTTCCAACAGAAGTATTAAACCCTCGTGAAGCATGGGCTGACAAAGCAGCGTACGATAAAAAAGCAGCTGAACTAGCTGAGCTATTCAACAACAACTTCGCGAAGTTTGCAAATGTTGATGAAGTAATCGTGAAAAAAGGCGGTCCTTTAGCGTAATTTGCTAGGAAAAGGCATTCGCGCCAATATACTGGCGCGAATACCTAGACTCGCTCAATCAATGCGACATAACGTTTAACCTACGAGTGTCTTACTAACATGTTGCTCAGATCAGGATAAACATCATATAAATGTAATGTATATCATAGTACACAAAAAGGATGCTACGCACGGCTCTAATGCGTAGCATCCTTTTTTGATTTCATCCAACTACATAATTTCTGAACAGTTAAACGATTTAACTTCGGTGGGAAATGATGCTTTAAGCCAAATGAAAACCAGGTTTCTACAACTTTGCCTTCATCTTTTAAATAGAGCTCAAGCTGATAGGCATGCTCGATATCCACGTGCTGGTCTTCAGTACCATGAATGATCAGTACGGGCGCTTGAATGTCTGCCACATCATATAATGGTGTGCGGTCCTCATAGTTTTCTGGTACTTTATTTGGCGTGCCCCCAACAATACGCTTTAAGCCGCGACGCATATCCACACGTTCCCAATAAGTTGCCGTTGCATCTGAAACCCCAGCCCACGTTACAAGTGATTTCACCTCATCCGATAAAATTGCTGTCCATAACGCCATTAAACCACCGCGCGAAAAGCCGAATACATTCACTTTTTCAACCGCAATAAATTGTTTTAATACCATGATGGCGTTCATCGCATCATGACGATCATCGCCTGCAAATTCGTCTTTCCCTTCGCCCCCTCGATTGCCTCGGTAATACGGTGCAAATACGACAAACCCTTGGCTAGCAAATTGTGCAACACGCGCTGGGCGTACCATGCCGATTGACTGTAACCCACCTCGTAAGTAAAGAAGTGCTTCATAGTCCCCTGCTTCTTTCGGGCGTGCTAATAAGCCTTTTACACGTAACCCCTGTGACCAATAAGTGACCTCATCCAAACGAATGTGCGCATTTGGCGATGGGTATGGGCGTATTGCAAAAACCTTACCATTGTCGTTCATGATTTTTCACTTCCTGTAACATCTTTTTCATGCCGGCATCTCGCATGTAAAAGCTTAAATTTGGCTGTTGCCAAAGCTCTTCTTCTGTTAGCCATAATATCCCGTCTGTCTCATAGTCACCAACAAAAGGTTCGATTTCTTTTACCTTCACTGTGAAAACCGCCTTACAAAACGGAATGTTATCGTGCACAATATAATACGCAAACCACTTTGCACCTTCTACAATCACATTGGTTTCCTCATACACTTCACGAACAGCCGCTTCTACGAGTGTTTCTCCCTCTTCTTGCTTGCCTCCCGGAAACTCTACGCCTCGGCTTGTATGAATAGTACAAAGCCATTTCCCTTCGTGCTGCACGAGCGCTAATACATGCCTCGGCTCCACGGTAAATGGCCCTTCATCAAAACGTAAATCTACCTTTAATCCGTTTTCATCTATAAATGTAAACATTCGCTCAACTCCTACTTATTAGTGTAGCGAACGAACGCGGATCATTCAATAGACGTGTGCACGAAAATACGGTAGCTGTTCAACAAATCGCTTTGCTTCATCATCGCCAAACTCATGAATGAGCGCATAGATTTTTTGGAGCCGGTAATCAATCTCATGATTTAGTCGGTCCATATGATACGGAATATACGGCAGATGCGCACGAAACGCATTCGCTGCTTCTAAGCTTTGCATTTGTGTAAATAACTTCGAAAACACACGCGCTTTAATTGGATCCATTTGTAATACAAACTCATAGGATGACCCTGGTTGCAAGTTACATGTTAAATGAGCAACCGATACATAAACATTTTGCTTTCCCAAATTTACTCACCTCTAAGCGTAACATGAGCAAATTCGGCAAAACTATGCAAAAAACGACCCCAAATTCGGAGTCGTTTTCTTTATTATTTCCCTAAATACGCGTTTAACATCCAAGCGTGTTTTTCTAAGCTTTGGTAGGTTGCGTTTAATAAGTCTTCCGTACGATTATCCCCCGCTTCACCAGCTGTTTCCATCGCTTGTTTTAATGCTTTCATAATCGTTTCAAAATCGGCAATTGTTGTTTCTACCATTTGCTCTGTTGTTTCTTTGCCTGTTGCCTCTTCGATTAACGACAAGGCTAAATGCTCTTTTAACGTCGCAATCGGCTTACCACCCTTAGATAAAATGCGCTCAGCGACTTCATCTAAATTTAGTGTTACTTCGTTGTAAAGCTCTTCGAATTTTGTGTGTAGCGTGAAGAATGATGGACCGTTCACGTACCAGTGGTAGTTATGTAGTTTTGTGTACAATACTGACCATGTTGCAACTAATTCGTTTAATTGACCGTTTAATTTTGCTTCTGCCATGCTTGTCACCTCATAAATTATATTTAAAATTTCTATATAGAAATTTTATACCTAATTGAAAAACATTCTCACCAATATCATAATACACTTTCCTCACAATAACTGTGACAAAAAACTGAATTTCACCAATCTTTTTTATTATTGCCGAATGAAAACGTTTTAAAACATAATATAGTCAAATTTCACACTCCCTATTTATTGTAAAATAGAAGAGAATTTAAAAAGCTGGAGGTAAGATGATGACGACAACCATTATTATCATCGCAATTTTCGTAATTGTAATCATTACGGCTTTATTTTTAACAGCAGTGAACTGGGGTTATAAAGTAAAGCATACCGTCGATGTCATTACGCATCATGATCAAGAAAAAACAGAGGTGAAAAAATGAGCTTACCAATTGTATTAATTATTATCGTAACAATTATGAGTATTTTTGCGTTCTCAATTATTTTACTTGCTCGAAAAAACAACGTATCATTAAAGCAGACGGTTGATGCAAAACCGATTCGAGCCTATAAAAATGGAGAGCAAAAGCAGTGAAAAAATTAGTTATCGGCTTCATTCGCCTATATCAAAAATACTTATCCCCAATGAAGCCACCGTCATGCCGATTCCACCCTACTTGTTCGAGCTATGGTATTGAAGCCATACAAAAGCATGGGGCTATTAAAGGGTTGATTATGACGACTATACGCATCTTAAAATGCCAACCACTTCATCCTGGTGGCTTTGATCCAGTACCAGACAAATGGCCTTCGAAAAAAAAATAATTTTCGAAGGCTTTTTTTATTGTATTTTTTCCGATTTTCTTGTATTATTGGAACTGTTGAAAATAATCAAATCGTAATTATTACTATTTAAGGGGCATATACAGTATGAAAAAATGGTTTTTATTCATTCCAATGTTAGCATTATTATTAGCAGCATGTAATTCAGATAATGCTACACCTACAACCGATACAGAAAAAACAGATGACACTTTATCAATTTATACAACGGTTTATCCGCTACAATATTTTGCAGAACGAATCGGTGGCGAGGCCGTTAACGTTTCTTCTATTTACCCAGCAGGTGCCAACGAGCATACATTTGAACCGACTCAAAAAGATATGATGACGTTAGCAGATGCAGACATATTTTTTTACATTGGTCTTGGTTTAGAAGGCTTTGTTGAAAATGCTAAGAAAACATTAGCCAATGAAGATGTAAAATTAGTCCCTACTGCAGAAGGTGTAACAGAAGAACAGTTACACATCTCAACAGGACATACACACGAAGAAGCAATTGAAGAAGAGCATGATCACGAACATGATGAAGATGAACACGCAGAAGAAAATCATGACGACCATGCACATACAGACCACGATGCACACGTTTGGTTATCACCAATCATTTCACAGCAATTAGCATTAGCGATTAAAGATGAATTAGTTGCTGCTTTACCAGATCAAGAAGCAACATTCACGAAAAACTATGAAACACTTGTAGCCGATATAGATACATTAAACGCAGACTTTGAAACAATGGCTGCTGCAACGAAAAAGAAAACATTCTTCGTTTCACACGCGGCATTCGGCTATATCGCTGGTCACTACGGGTTGAAACAAGTACCTGTCGCAGGCTTGAACTCGCAAAGTGAACCTTCACAAAAAGAGTTAACATCAATTGTTGATTTAGCGAAAAAAGAGAACATTGAGTATATTTTCTTTGAGCAAAATGTTTCATCAAACTTAACTAAAATTATTCAAAACGAGCTTGGTGCACAAACGTTAACACTGCATAACTTAAGTGTGTTAACTAAAGAAGACATTACAAACAACGAAGACTACTTCACATTAATGCGTAAAAATATTGAAGTTTTAAAACAAGCA
The sequence above is a segment of the Solibacillus sp. FSL H8-0523 genome. Coding sequences within it:
- a CDS encoding zinc ABC transporter substrate-binding protein, encoding MKKWFLFIPMLALLLAACNSDNATPTTDTEKTDDTLSIYTTVYPLQYFAERIGGEAVNVSSIYPAGANEHTFEPTQKDMMTLADADIFFYIGLGLEGFVENAKKTLANEDVKLVPTAEGVTEEQLHISTGHTHEEAIEEEHDHEHDEDEHAEENHDDHAHTDHDAHVWLSPIISQQLALAIKDELVAALPDQEATFTKNYETLVADIDTLNADFETMAAATKKKTFFVSHAAFGYIAGHYGLKQVPVAGLNSQSEPSQKELTSIVDLAKKENIEYIFFEQNVSSNLTKIIQNELGAQTLTLHNLSVLTKEDITNNEDYFTLMRKNIEVLKQALN
- the yidD gene encoding membrane protein insertion efficiency factor YidD, whose product is MKKLVIGFIRLYQKYLSPMKPPSCRFHPTCSSYGIEAIQKHGAIKGLIMTTIRILKCQPLHPGGFDPVPDKWPSKKK
- a CDS encoding transposase — encoded protein: MGKQNVYVSVAHLTCNLQPGSSYEFVLQMDPIKARVFSKLFTQMQSLEAANAFRAHLPYIPYHMDRLNHEIDYRLQKIYALIHEFGDDEAKRFVEQLPYFRAHVY
- the ytzI gene encoding YtzI protein encodes the protein MMTTTIIIIAIFVIVIITALFLTAVNWGYKVKHTVDVITHHDQEKTEVKK
- the pckA gene encoding phosphoenolpyruvate carboxykinase (ATP), which translates into the protein MNSVEIANELKELLNGENIQSQLSVPQLVEKATSRGEAMLTVEGALRAETGKYTGRSPKDKYMVEEEGSKDKIDWGKVNRPISAEVFDKLYVKVMDYLKERDELFVFDGFAGADPASQLSIKVINEYAWHNLFCHQLFIRPTAEDLASFAADFTIVSAPNFKADPEVDGTGSETFIITSLEKKIILIGGTEYAGEMKKSVFGIMNYLLPEQGIFPMHCSANVGEEGDVALFFGLSGTGKTTLSADADRKLIGDDEHGWSDTGVFNIEGGCYAKTINLSEENEPEIYNAIRFGSVLENVVVDTETRICDYDDGSLTENTRVAYPIDYIDNIVLPSVAGHPNTIIFLTADAFGVLPPVSKLTKEQAMYHFLSGFTSKLAGTERGVTEPEPVFSTCFGSPFLPLPATVYAEQLGQKIDEHGSQVFLVNTGWTGGEYGVGSRMKLSYTRAMVRAAIEGKLNNVETIQDGVFGLNIPVAIEGVPTEVLNPREAWADKAAYDKKAAELAELFNNNFAKFANVDEVIVKKGGPLA
- a CDS encoding DNA starvation/stationary phase protection protein, producing the protein MAEAKLNGQLNELVATWSVLYTKLHNYHWYVNGPSFFTLHTKFEELYNEVTLNLDEVAERILSKGGKPIATLKEHLALSLIEEATGKETTEQMVETTIADFETIMKALKQAMETAGEAGDNRTEDLLNATYQSLEKHAWMLNAYLGK
- a CDS encoding prolyl oligopeptidase family serine peptidase, producing MNDNGKVFAIRPYPSPNAHIRLDEVTYWSQGLRVKGLLARPKEAGDYEALLYLRGGLQSIGMVRPARVAQFASQGFVVFAPYYRGNRGGEGKDEFAGDDRHDAMNAIMVLKQFIAVEKVNVFGFSRGGLMALWTAILSDEVKSLVTWAGVSDATATYWERVDMRRGLKRIVGGTPNKVPENYEDRTPLYDVADIQAPVLIIHGTEDQHVDIEHAYQLELYLKDEGKVVETWFSFGLKHHFPPKLNRLTVQKLCSWMKSKKDATH
- a CDS encoding NUDIX domain-containing protein, giving the protein MFTFIDENGLKVDLRFDEGPFTVEPRHVLALVQHEGKWLCTIHTSRGVEFPGGKQEEGETLVEAAVREVYEETNVIVEGAKWFAYYIVHDNIPFCKAVFTVKVKEIEPFVGDYETDGILWLTEEELWQQPNLSFYMRDAGMKKMLQEVKNHERQW